The proteins below come from a single Cystobacter ferrugineus genomic window:
- a CDS encoding lytic polysaccharide monooxygenase, with protein sequence MLKSMLAPSLALVSALSAGQSLAHGSIEIPISRVYNCYKEGPETPQSAACKAAIAYGGTQAFYDWNGVRQGNANGQHRALIPDGKLCSAANESHKGLDLARSDWPAKRIAPNAQGRFDFVYHATAPHAARSFQFFITRQGYNPSQPLKWSDLEATPFCTVGSTPLQNNRYTLNCPFPTGKTGRHVIYNIWQRSDSPEAFYACVDVEIGTTLAASEWKEAEPVRAREELRAGSTVTLRVFDAAGRDVERHELRLTEEVSPAASWLVRLARRVNQDSRYVRVGALDAQGDITPVESLQGNSVYVRDAGYRFQLDIDKPAAPLPSRP encoded by the coding sequence ATGCTCAAGTCCATGCTGGCGCCGTCCCTCGCCCTGGTGTCCGCGCTGTCCGCCGGGCAATCCCTCGCACACGGCTCCATCGAGATTCCCATCAGCCGCGTGTACAACTGTTACAAGGAGGGCCCGGAGACGCCCCAGTCCGCCGCGTGCAAGGCCGCCATCGCCTACGGCGGCACCCAGGCCTTCTATGATTGGAATGGTGTCCGGCAGGGCAATGCCAATGGCCAGCACCGCGCCCTCATCCCGGATGGGAAGCTGTGCAGCGCGGCCAATGAATCACACAAGGGGTTGGATCTCGCGCGGTCGGACTGGCCGGCCAAGCGCATCGCGCCCAATGCCCAGGGCCGCTTCGATTTCGTCTACCACGCGACGGCCCCCCACGCCGCCCGTAGCTTCCAATTCTTCATCACCAGGCAGGGCTACAATCCCTCGCAGCCGCTCAAGTGGTCGGACCTGGAGGCGACGCCCTTCTGCACCGTGGGCAGCACGCCCCTGCAGAACAACCGCTACACGTTGAACTGCCCCTTCCCCACGGGGAAGACGGGCCGGCACGTCATCTACAACATCTGGCAGCGCTCCGACAGCCCGGAGGCCTTCTATGCCTGCGTGGACGTGGAGATCGGCACCACGCTCGCGGCCTCCGAGTGGAAGGAAGCCGAGCCGGTGCGGGCGCGTGAGGAACTGCGCGCGGGCAGCACGGTGACGCTCCGGGTCTTCGACGCGGCCGGGCGGGACGTGGAGCGCCATGAGCTGCGTTTGACGGAGGAGGTGAGTCCGGCGGCGAGCTGGCTCGTGCGCCTGGCCCGCCGGGTGAACCAGGACTCCCGCTACGTGCGCGTGGGCGCGCTCGACGCCCAGGGCGACATCACCCCCGTCGAGTCGCTCCAGGGCAACAGCGTCTATGTCCGGGACGCGGGCTACCGCTTCCAGCTCGACATCGACAAGCCCGCAGCGCCGCTGCCCTCGCGTCCGTGA